In a single window of the Pseudorca crassidens isolate mPseCra1 chromosome 9, mPseCra1.hap1, whole genome shotgun sequence genome:
- the HINFP gene encoding histone H4 transcription factor isoform X3 yields the protein MRNHVNHYKCPLCDMTCPLPSSLRNHMRFRHSEDRPFKCDYCDYSCKNLIDLRKHLDTHSKEPAYRCDFENCTFSARSLCSIKSHYRKVHEGDSEPRYRCHVCDKCFTRGNNLTVHLRKKHQFKWPSGHPRFRYKEHEDGYMRLQLVRYESVELTQQLLRQPPEGSGLGASLNESSLQGIILETVPGEPGPQEEAEEEEEGGGGEGTALSASQDTSSSVIHVVNQTSAQGEREIVYYVLSEAPGEPPPASEPRSGGVMEELQGVAEEPQVQIV from the exons ATGCGTAACCATG TGAACCACTACAAGTGCCCTCTGTGCGACATGACCTGCCCACTGCCATCCTCCCTCCGAAACCACATGCGCTTTCGCCACAGCGAGGACCGACCCTTTAAATGTGACTATTGTGACTACAG CTGCAAGAATCTGATCGACCTCCGGAAGCACCTGGATACCCATAGCAAGGAGCCAGCCTACAGGTGTGATTTCGAGAACTGCACCTTCAGTGCCCGGTCGCTCTGCTCTATCAAGTCCCATTACCGAAAAGTGCATGAA ggAGACTCAGAGCCGAGATACAGATGCCATGTGTGTGACAAATGCTTCACGAGGGGCAACAACCTCACCGTGCACCTTCGCAAGAAACATCAGTTCAAGTGGCCCTCAGGGCACCCCCGTTTTCG GTACAAGGAGCATGAAGACGGCTACATGCGGCTGCAGCTGGTTCGCTATGAGAGTGTAGAGCTGACACAGCAACTGCTGCGGCAGCCACCAGAGGGATCGGGCCTGGGAGCATCACTGAATGAGAGCAGCCTGCAGGGCATCATTCTAGAAACAGTGCCAGGGGAGCCAGGACCCCAGGAAGAGgctgaagaggaagaggaaggtgggggtggtgaggggaCAGCCCTCTCGGCCTCTCAGGACACTTCTAGCTCTGTCATCCACGTGGTGAATCAGACCAGCGCCCAAGGTGAGCGAGAGATTGTCTACTATGTGCTGTCTGAAGCCCCGGGAGAGCCACCTCCAGCCTCTGAGCCCCGCTCCGGGGGCGTCATGGAAGAGCTTCAGGGAGTAGCTGAGGAGCCACAAGTCCAGATAGTGTGA